The Diospyros lotus cultivar Yz01 chromosome 15, ASM1463336v1, whole genome shotgun sequence genome has a window encoding:
- the LOC127792085 gene encoding uncharacterized membrane protein At3g27390 isoform X1, with amino-acid sequence MEVPVGFIARLWSFISFLPFFFLLLLLGFLKGAITSPVVGAIIGVGNSAVVIGLWPAHFIWTCYCVAKTKKLGLGLKVSLLVVLLPVPLVLWPVLGIVGSLLVGIAYGFLAPLLATFHAVGENVTDKFFHCFVDGCWSTIEGACTVVRDFTDFCFHSYFSYMDELSEEKPIDINVARLVKLPSCLLVILLGVLLDVPLITAVALWKSPYMLFRGWKRLLEDLIGREGPFLETVCVPFAALAIILWPLAVVGAVISAFFTSFFLGLYGGAIVQQENSLLMGLAYIVAVVSLFDEYTNDMLYLREGSCFPRPRYRRNTRPVDILERTKSIDNDGTHQENVGEGSPNFKLATEQSRTLKWTIQQYIPIQIWDWLFKSCEENGRILLCEGLLDVKDLEECILKGKCNKLGIKLPAWSLLQCLLLSAKSDSSGLVISDGVELTSANWPKDKVFEWFIGPLLIIKEQIKGLQLDENEEISLKRMIMQCKNDKPEDWDGFPSSDNVRRAQLQAVIRRLQGIVGSMSRMPTFPRRFRNMVKVLCAEVIQAGVVANDAGGKQNTKYGDRSLPGGGNRKNREATAERSEHDLNNGSMV; translated from the exons ATGGAGGTTCCAGTTGGGTTCATTGCAAGGCTCTGGAGCTTCATCTCCTTCctccccttcttcttcctcctcctcctcctcggaTTTCTCAAAG GGGCGATCACCAGTCCAGTGGTTGGGGCCATTATCGGTGTAGGAAATTCAGCAGTGGTGATTGGGCTTTGGCCAGCACACTTCATCTGGACTTGCTACTGTGTGGCCAA AACCAAAAAGCTTGGATTGGGGCTGAAGGTGTCGCTGCTGGTGGTGCTGCTGCCAGTGCCTCTAGTGCTTTGGCCAGTTCTTGGAATTGTGGGTAGCCTTTTGGTTGGCATAGCATATGGGTTCTTAGCTCCTTTACTAGCAACCTTCCATGCTGTTGGAGAGAATGTCACTGACAAATTCTTCCATTGCTTTGTT GATGGTTGTTGGTCCACAATTGAGGGAGCATGCACTGTGGTGAGAGATTTTACAGATTTTTGTTTCCACTCGTATTTCTCCTATATGGATGAATTGAGCGAAGAGAAGCCTATTGACATAAA TGTTGCTAGGTTGGTGAAACTCCCAAGCTGTTTATTGGTTATCCTGCTTGGTGTTCTACTGGATGTCCCGTTGATTACAGCTGTTGCTCTGTGGAAAAGCCCTTACATGCTGTTCAGAGGATGGAAGAGGCTGCTGGAAGACTTAATTGGAAGAGAAGGACCATTCCTGGAGACAGTATGTGTCCCATTTGCTGCCCTTGCAATCATCTTATGGCCTCTGGCTGTGGTCGGAGCTGTGATAAGTGCTTTCTTCACCAGCTTCTTTCTTGGACTATATGGTGGAGCTATTGTCCAGCAG GAAAACTCGCTTCTGATGGGACTTGCATATATTGTGGCAGTAGTTTCTCTGTTTGATGAATATACTAATGATATGCTTTATTTGAGGGAGGGGTCCTGCTTTCCTAG GCCAAGATATCGCAGAAACACAAGGCCTGTTGACATTCTGGAAAGAACAAAATCAATTGACAATGATGGAACTCATCAAGAGAATGTGGGAGAAGGTTCACCCAATTTCAAGCTAGCCACAGAGCAATCGAGGACATTAAAATGGACAATCCAACAATACATACCAATACAG ATATGGGATTGGCTGTTTAAATCTTGTGAGGAAAATGGTAGGATACTGCTTTGTGAGGGTCTGCTTGATGTCAAAGACTTGGAAGAATGCATTCTAAAGGGAAAATGTAACAAGTTAGGCATTAAACTACCGGCTTGGTCCCTTCTACAGTGTCTCCTGCTATCAGCAAAGTCAGATTCGTCCGGCTTGGTGATTT CTGATGGTGTGGAATTGACGAGCGCTAACTGGCCAAAGGACAAAGTGTTTGAGTGGTTCATTGGGCCGCTACTCATAATAAAGGAGCAAATAAAGGGACTCCAATtagatgaaaatgaagaaatatcCCTAAAAAGGATGATTATGCAGTGCAAGAATGATAAGCCAGAAGATTGGGATGGTTTTCCGTCCAGTGACAATGTCAGACGAGCACAATTGCAAGCCGTTATTCGGAG GCTGCAGGGAATTGTTGGCTCCATGTCTAGGATGCCAACCTTCCCAAGGCGATTCAGGAATATGGTGAAGGTGTTGTGCGCAGAAGTGATACAGGCTGGTGTCGTAGCAAATGATGCGGGAGGAAAACAAAACACCAAATATGGTGACAGAAGCCTTCCCGGAGGTGGCAACAGGAAGAATAGAGAGGCGACAGCAGAGAGGAGTGAGCATGACCTGAACAATGGGAGTATGGTATGA
- the LOC127792085 gene encoding uncharacterized membrane protein At3g27390 isoform X3, whose protein sequence is MEVPVGFIARLWSFISFLPFFFLLLLLGFLKGAITSPVVGAIIGVGNSAVVIGLWPAHFIWTCYCVAKTKKLGLGLKVSLLVVLLPVPLVLWPVLGIVGSLLVGIAYGFLAPLLATFHAVGENVTDKFFHCFVDGCWSTIEGACTVVRDFTDFCFHSYFSYMDELSEEKPIDINVARLVKLPSCLLVILLGVLLDVPLITAVALWKSPYMLFRGWKRLLEDLIGREGPFLETVCVPFAALAIILWPLAVVGAVISAFFTSFFLGLYGGAIVQQENSLLMGLAYIVAVVSLFDEYTNDMLYLREGSCFPRPRYRRNTRPVDILERTKSIDNDGTHQENVGEGSPNFKLATEQSRTLKWTIQQYIPIQIWDWLFKSCEENGRILLCEGLLDVKDLEECILKGKCNKLGIKLPAWSLLQCLLLSAKSDSSGLVISDGVELTSANWPKDKVFEWFIGPLLIIKEQIKGLQLDENEEISLKRMIMQCKNDKPEDWDGFPSSDNVRRAQLQAVIRSLPFSSIISDYR, encoded by the exons ATGGAGGTTCCAGTTGGGTTCATTGCAAGGCTCTGGAGCTTCATCTCCTTCctccccttcttcttcctcctcctcctcctcggaTTTCTCAAAG GGGCGATCACCAGTCCAGTGGTTGGGGCCATTATCGGTGTAGGAAATTCAGCAGTGGTGATTGGGCTTTGGCCAGCACACTTCATCTGGACTTGCTACTGTGTGGCCAA AACCAAAAAGCTTGGATTGGGGCTGAAGGTGTCGCTGCTGGTGGTGCTGCTGCCAGTGCCTCTAGTGCTTTGGCCAGTTCTTGGAATTGTGGGTAGCCTTTTGGTTGGCATAGCATATGGGTTCTTAGCTCCTTTACTAGCAACCTTCCATGCTGTTGGAGAGAATGTCACTGACAAATTCTTCCATTGCTTTGTT GATGGTTGTTGGTCCACAATTGAGGGAGCATGCACTGTGGTGAGAGATTTTACAGATTTTTGTTTCCACTCGTATTTCTCCTATATGGATGAATTGAGCGAAGAGAAGCCTATTGACATAAA TGTTGCTAGGTTGGTGAAACTCCCAAGCTGTTTATTGGTTATCCTGCTTGGTGTTCTACTGGATGTCCCGTTGATTACAGCTGTTGCTCTGTGGAAAAGCCCTTACATGCTGTTCAGAGGATGGAAGAGGCTGCTGGAAGACTTAATTGGAAGAGAAGGACCATTCCTGGAGACAGTATGTGTCCCATTTGCTGCCCTTGCAATCATCTTATGGCCTCTGGCTGTGGTCGGAGCTGTGATAAGTGCTTTCTTCACCAGCTTCTTTCTTGGACTATATGGTGGAGCTATTGTCCAGCAG GAAAACTCGCTTCTGATGGGACTTGCATATATTGTGGCAGTAGTTTCTCTGTTTGATGAATATACTAATGATATGCTTTATTTGAGGGAGGGGTCCTGCTTTCCTAG GCCAAGATATCGCAGAAACACAAGGCCTGTTGACATTCTGGAAAGAACAAAATCAATTGACAATGATGGAACTCATCAAGAGAATGTGGGAGAAGGTTCACCCAATTTCAAGCTAGCCACAGAGCAATCGAGGACATTAAAATGGACAATCCAACAATACATACCAATACAG ATATGGGATTGGCTGTTTAAATCTTGTGAGGAAAATGGTAGGATACTGCTTTGTGAGGGTCTGCTTGATGTCAAAGACTTGGAAGAATGCATTCTAAAGGGAAAATGTAACAAGTTAGGCATTAAACTACCGGCTTGGTCCCTTCTACAGTGTCTCCTGCTATCAGCAAAGTCAGATTCGTCCGGCTTGGTGATTT CTGATGGTGTGGAATTGACGAGCGCTAACTGGCCAAAGGACAAAGTGTTTGAGTGGTTCATTGGGCCGCTACTCATAATAAAGGAGCAAATAAAGGGACTCCAATtagatgaaaatgaagaaatatcCCTAAAAAGGATGATTATGCAGTGCAAGAATGATAAGCCAGAAGATTGGGATGGTTTTCCGTCCAGTGACAATGTCAGACGAGCACAATTGCAAGCCGTTATTCGGAG CCTTCCCTTTTCTAGTATCATATCTGACTACAGGTGA
- the LOC127792087 gene encoding protein transport protein SFT2-like: MQKTAQAWFAGGPSTSGDPDKTSSSLLADWNAYAASQDAEGSDLGFDLEAAVRTANDKVSGTFNVVSKGVRELPGSFQSATSNIPSGKSLMYFGLLVAAGVFFIFIAFTMFLPVMVIMPQKFALCFTIGCTLIIGSFFALKGPKYQLLHMSSKERLPFTLGFIGSMVGTVYVSMFLHSYMLSVLFSVLQVLALSYYVISYFPGGSAGLKFLSSSLTSSILRCFGR; encoded by the exons ATGCAGAAGACGGCGCAGGCCTGGTTCGCAGGCGGACCGAGCACGAGCGGTGATCCGGATAAAACTTCGTCGTCTTTGCTCGCCGACTGGAACGCCTACGCGGCCTCCCAGGACGCCGAGGGCTCCGACCTAGGGTTCGATCTCGAGGCCGCAGTCCGAACAGCCAACGATAAAGTCTCCGGCACTTTCAACGT TGTTTCAAAAGGAGTGAGAGAACTGCCAGGAAGTTTTCAGTCTGCCACCAGCAATATCCCTTCTGGGAAGTCACTGATGTACTTTGGTTTACTTGTTGCTGCTGGAGTGTTCTTTATTTTCATTGCTTTCACCATGTTCCTTCCTGTCATGGTGATAATGCCTCAAAAATTTGCTTTATGCTTTACCATTGGCTGCACCCTGATTATTGGATCGTTCTTTGCCCTCAAAGGTCCTAAGTATCAACTTTTACACATGTCTTCAAAAGAG AGGCTTCCTTTTACATTGGGTTTCATTGGTAGCATGGTGGGAACGGTGTATGTTTCCATGTTCCTTCACAGTTATATGCTCTCTGTGCTCTTCTCTGTGCTACAG GTCCTTGCACTGTCATATTACGTGATTTCCTACTTTCCTGGAGGATCTGCTGGTTTGAAGTTTCTTTCTTCGTCCCTGACATCTTCAATCCTAAGATGTTTTGGGAGGTGA
- the LOC127792086 gene encoding uncharacterized protein LOC127792086 — translation MSYEISSSRARSLSLSHNPLGQKVADEPVTPKNAQSSVTCIYVTHIGGYWHNVTVLWSKNLMNYSFTISVDSMGSDYNYSCKVDLKPWHFWSKKGYKSFDVDGNEVKVYWDLQAAKFSGGPEPSSDFYVALVSEEEVVLLLGDYKKKAYKRTKSRPALVEAKLFYKKEHVFNKKSFSTRAKFDQTVKEHEIVVESATSGPRDPEMWISIDGIVVIHIRNLQWKFRGNQTVLVNKLPIQVYWDVHAWLFCTPGSGHGLFIFKPGAPEPDGDKEENSQSDSESDNSSSNSGYYSVVSHSKDSHFCLFLYAWKLE, via the coding sequence ATGTCATATGAAATTTCCTCATCCAGAGCCCGATCACTCTCCTTGTCTCACAATCCATTAGGTCAGAAAGTAGCAGATGAACCCGTAACCCCAAAAAATGCACAAAGTAGTGTCACCTGCATCTACGTGACCCACATTGGTGGCTACTGGCACAACGTGACGGTGCTATGGTCTAAGAACCTGATGAACTATTCATTCACCATTTCAGTGGACAGCATGGGAAGTGATTATAACTACTCTTGCAAGGTTGATCTCAAGCCTTGGCACTTCTGGAGCAAAAAAGGGTATAAGAGCTTTGATGTTGATGGCAACGAAGTCAAGGTTTATTGGGATTTGCAGGCAGCCAAGTTCTCCGGTGGGCCAGAGCCGAGTTCAGATTTCTATGTTGCCCTAGTTTCTGAGGAGGAGGTGGTGCTGTTGCTGGGAGATTACAAGAAGAAGGCTTACAAGAGGACCAAGTCAAGGCCAGCCTTGGTTGAAGCAAAGTTGTTTTATAAGAAGGAACATGTGTTCAATAAGAAAAGCTTCTCGACCAGGGCCAAGTTTGATCAGACAGTAAAAGAACATGAAATTGTTGTGGAGAGTGCAACATCAGGGCCTAGAGATCCTGAGATGTGGATTAGTATAGATGGGATTGTGGTTATCCACATTAGAAACTTGCAGTGGAAGTTCAGGGGGAACCAGACTGTGTTAGTTAATAAGTTACCTATTCAAGTATACTGGGATGTGCATGCTTGGTTGTTCTGCACCCCTGGATCGGGCCATGGCTTGTTCATCTTCAAGCCTGGTGCACCAGAACCCGACGGGGACAAGGAGGAGAACAGCCAAAGTGACAGTGAAAGCGACAATAGTAGCAGCAATAGTGGGTACTACTCAGTTGTCAGCCATTCAAAAGACTCACATTTCTGCCTTTTTCTGTATGCATGGAAGCTTGAATGA
- the LOC127792085 gene encoding uncharacterized membrane protein At3g27390 isoform X2 has translation MEVPVGFIARLWSFISFLPFFFLLLLLGFLKGAITSPVVGAIIGVGNSAVVIGLWPAHFIWTCYCVAKTKKLGLGLKVSLLVVLLPVPLVLWPVLGIVGSLLVGIAYGFLAPLLATFHAVGENVTDKFFHCFVDGCWSTIEGACTVVRDFTDFCFHSYFSYMDELSEEKPIDIKLVKLPSCLLVILLGVLLDVPLITAVALWKSPYMLFRGWKRLLEDLIGREGPFLETVCVPFAALAIILWPLAVVGAVISAFFTSFFLGLYGGAIVQQENSLLMGLAYIVAVVSLFDEYTNDMLYLREGSCFPRPRYRRNTRPVDILERTKSIDNDGTHQENVGEGSPNFKLATEQSRTLKWTIQQYIPIQIWDWLFKSCEENGRILLCEGLLDVKDLEECILKGKCNKLGIKLPAWSLLQCLLLSAKSDSSGLVISDGVELTSANWPKDKVFEWFIGPLLIIKEQIKGLQLDENEEISLKRMIMQCKNDKPEDWDGFPSSDNVRRAQLQAVIRRLQGIVGSMSRMPTFPRRFRNMVKVLCAEVIQAGVVANDAGGKQNTKYGDRSLPGGGNRKNREATAERSEHDLNNGSMV, from the exons ATGGAGGTTCCAGTTGGGTTCATTGCAAGGCTCTGGAGCTTCATCTCCTTCctccccttcttcttcctcctcctcctcctcggaTTTCTCAAAG GGGCGATCACCAGTCCAGTGGTTGGGGCCATTATCGGTGTAGGAAATTCAGCAGTGGTGATTGGGCTTTGGCCAGCACACTTCATCTGGACTTGCTACTGTGTGGCCAA AACCAAAAAGCTTGGATTGGGGCTGAAGGTGTCGCTGCTGGTGGTGCTGCTGCCAGTGCCTCTAGTGCTTTGGCCAGTTCTTGGAATTGTGGGTAGCCTTTTGGTTGGCATAGCATATGGGTTCTTAGCTCCTTTACTAGCAACCTTCCATGCTGTTGGAGAGAATGTCACTGACAAATTCTTCCATTGCTTTGTT GATGGTTGTTGGTCCACAATTGAGGGAGCATGCACTGTGGTGAGAGATTTTACAGATTTTTGTTTCCACTCGTATTTCTCCTATATGGATGAATTGAGCGAAGAGAAGCCTATTGACATAAA GTTGGTGAAACTCCCAAGCTGTTTATTGGTTATCCTGCTTGGTGTTCTACTGGATGTCCCGTTGATTACAGCTGTTGCTCTGTGGAAAAGCCCTTACATGCTGTTCAGAGGATGGAAGAGGCTGCTGGAAGACTTAATTGGAAGAGAAGGACCATTCCTGGAGACAGTATGTGTCCCATTTGCTGCCCTTGCAATCATCTTATGGCCTCTGGCTGTGGTCGGAGCTGTGATAAGTGCTTTCTTCACCAGCTTCTTTCTTGGACTATATGGTGGAGCTATTGTCCAGCAG GAAAACTCGCTTCTGATGGGACTTGCATATATTGTGGCAGTAGTTTCTCTGTTTGATGAATATACTAATGATATGCTTTATTTGAGGGAGGGGTCCTGCTTTCCTAG GCCAAGATATCGCAGAAACACAAGGCCTGTTGACATTCTGGAAAGAACAAAATCAATTGACAATGATGGAACTCATCAAGAGAATGTGGGAGAAGGTTCACCCAATTTCAAGCTAGCCACAGAGCAATCGAGGACATTAAAATGGACAATCCAACAATACATACCAATACAG ATATGGGATTGGCTGTTTAAATCTTGTGAGGAAAATGGTAGGATACTGCTTTGTGAGGGTCTGCTTGATGTCAAAGACTTGGAAGAATGCATTCTAAAGGGAAAATGTAACAAGTTAGGCATTAAACTACCGGCTTGGTCCCTTCTACAGTGTCTCCTGCTATCAGCAAAGTCAGATTCGTCCGGCTTGGTGATTT CTGATGGTGTGGAATTGACGAGCGCTAACTGGCCAAAGGACAAAGTGTTTGAGTGGTTCATTGGGCCGCTACTCATAATAAAGGAGCAAATAAAGGGACTCCAATtagatgaaaatgaagaaatatcCCTAAAAAGGATGATTATGCAGTGCAAGAATGATAAGCCAGAAGATTGGGATGGTTTTCCGTCCAGTGACAATGTCAGACGAGCACAATTGCAAGCCGTTATTCGGAG GCTGCAGGGAATTGTTGGCTCCATGTCTAGGATGCCAACCTTCCCAAGGCGATTCAGGAATATGGTGAAGGTGTTGTGCGCAGAAGTGATACAGGCTGGTGTCGTAGCAAATGATGCGGGAGGAAAACAAAACACCAAATATGGTGACAGAAGCCTTCCCGGAGGTGGCAACAGGAAGAATAGAGAGGCGACAGCAGAGAGGAGTGAGCATGACCTGAACAATGGGAGTATGGTATGA